One window of Leucoraja erinacea ecotype New England chromosome 14, Leri_hhj_1, whole genome shotgun sequence genomic DNA carries:
- the LOC129703362 gene encoding P2Y purinoceptor 14-like — protein MTNSTVAPNSTSCRNWLDPTAITVILPILHCFVFLGGFVLNIMAAWIFYKIPNRSSFTIYLKNIVAADMLLVVTLPFKILSESNLGSWQLKAFECRYSAVIFYSSMYLSIIFLGLISLDRYLKIVQPRKSLSVQKVQFAKVVSVSCWVYIISFALPNIILTNKDATEETAAHCLKLKSKVGETWHRIVFINCEVIFWISFALLTLSYLAILKKLYRSNQKFQNDSGTVNKKANRNIFSILAVFFICFVPYHVIRIPYENIRSAESGCTTHNRLYYTKEATLLLCAFNVCLDPIIYFLLCKSFTRVLRRTLRIKRNNAVKMDDARKRAQSSNASYQDSSRMAVDTACTNSSTFPSERNTKKTIQIKVLQQSVAVTTLSPPVESDYINTKL, from the coding sequence ATGACCAACAGCACAGTTGCTCCCAACAGCACGAGCTGCCGCAATTGGCTTGACCCCACTGCGATCACAGTGATCCTACCCATCTTGCACTGCTTTGTCTTCCTTGGAGggtttgtgctgaacataatggctGCTTGGATCTTCTACAAGATTCCTAACCGCTCCAGCTTTACAATTTACCTCAAGAACATCGTGGCAGCTGACATGTTGCTGGTGGTTACGCTTCCATTTAAAATCCTCTCCGAATCCAACCTTGGATCCTGGCAGCTGAAAGCCTTTGAGTGTCGCTACTCTGCCGTGATATTCTACAGCAGCATGTACCTCAGCATAATATTCCTCGGCCTGATCAGCCTTGACCGCTACCTGAAGATCGTGCAGCCTCGCAAAAGCCTCAGTGTGCAGAAAGTCCAGTTCGCCAAGGTCGTCAGTGTGAGCTGTTGGGTTTACATCATCAGCTTCGCCCTGCCAAATATCATTTTAACCAACAAGGACGCCACAGAGGAAACTGCGGCACATTGCCTGAAGTTGAAGAGCAAGGTGGGAGAGACTTGGCATCGCATTGTATTTATCAATTGTGAAGTTATTTTCTGGATCAGTTTTGCTCTCCTCACTTTGAGCTACTTAGCCATCCTGAAGAAACTGTACCGGTCCAACCAGAAATTCCAGAACGATTCCGGCACGGTGAACAAGAAAGCTAATCGCAACATTTTCAGCATCTTGGCCGTCTTCTTCATCTGCTTTGTGCCCTACCATGTTATCCGGATCCCATACGAGAATATCCGGTCAGCAGAGAGCGGCTGTACAACACACAACCGCCTGTACTACACCAAGGAGGCCACGTTGCTTCTGTGCGCATTTAACGTTTGCCTCGATCCCATCATCTACTTTCTTCTGTGCAAGTCCTTCACCAGAGTGCTGCGCCGAACATTGAGAATTAAGAGAAACAACGCGGTCAAAATGGATGATGCAAGGAAAAGGGCACAGTCAAGTAATGCCTCTTATCAAGACTCCAGCAGAATGGCGGTTGACACTGCCTGTACAAACTCTTCCACGTTTCCATCTGAGAGAAATACTAAGAAAACTATTCAGATTAAAGTACTGCAGCAGTCAGTAGCAGTTACAACATTGAGCCCTCCGGTAGAATCAGATTACATCAACACAAAATTATGA
- the LOC129703361 gene encoding P2Y purinoceptor 14-like: MTNSTVAPNSTSCRNLRDLTVIRVIVPILYCFVFLGGFVLNTMAAWIFYKIPNRSSFTIYLKNIVAADMLLVVTLPFKILSESNLGSWQLKAFVCRYSAVIFYSSMYLSIIFLGLISLDRYLKIVQPRKSLSVQKVKFAKVVSVSCWVYIISFALPNIILTNKDPTEKTAAHCLKLKSKVGETWHRIVIINCEVIFWVVFALLTLSYLAILKKLYWSNQKFQNDSGTVIKKANRNIFSILAVFFICFVPYHVIRIPYENIRSAESGCTTHNRLYYAKEATLLLCAFNVCLDPIIYFLLCKSFTRVLRRTLRIKRNNAVKMDDARKRAQSSNASYQDPDSSRMAVDTVCTNSSTFPSERNTKKTIQIKVLQQSVAVTTLSPPVESDYINTKV, encoded by the coding sequence ATGACCAACAGCACAGTTGCTCCCAACAGTACGAGCTGCCGCAATTTGCGTGACCTCACTGTGATCAGAGTGATCGTACCCATCTTGTACTGCTTTGTCTTCCTTGGAGGGTTTGTGTTGAACACAATGGCTGCTTGGATCTTCTACAAGATTCCTAACCGCTCCAGCTTTACAATTTACCTCAAGAACATCGTGGCAGCTGACATGTTGCTGGTGGTTACGCTTCCATTTAAAATCCTCTCCGAATCCAACCTTGGATCCTGGCAGCTGAAAGCCTTTGTGTGTCGCTACTCTGCCGTTATATTCTACAGCAGCATGTACCTCAGCATAATATTCCTCGGCCTGATCAGCCTTGACCGCTACCTGAAGATCGTGCAGCCTCGCAAAAGCCTCAGTGTGCAGAAAGTCAAGTTCGCCAAGGTCGTCAGTGTGAGCTGTTGGGTTTACATCATCAGCTTCGCCCTGCCAAATATCATTTTAACCAACAAGGACCCCACAGAGAAAACTGCGGCACATTGCCTGAAGTTGAAGAGCAAGGTGGGAGAGACTTGGCATCGCATTGTAATTATCAATTGCGAAGTTATTTTCTGGGTCGTTTTTGCTCTCCTCACTTTGAGCTACTTAGCCATCCTGAAGAAACTGTACTGGTCCAACCAGAAATTCCAGAACGATTCCGGCACGGTGATCAAGAAAGCTAATCGCAACATTTTCAGCATCTTGGCCGTCTTCTTCATCTGCTTTGTGCCCTACCATGTTATCCGGATCCCATACGAGAATATCCGGTCAGCAGAGAGCGGCTGTACAACACACAACCGACTGTACTACGCCAAGGAGGCCACGTTGCTTCTGTGCGCATTTAACGTTTGCCTCGATCCCATCATCTACTTTCTTCTGTGCAAGTCCTTCACCAGAGTGCTGCGCCGAACATTGAGAATTAAGAGAAACAACGCGGTCAAAATGGATGATGCAAGGAAAAGGGCACAGTCAAGTAATGCCTCTTATCAAGACCCTGACTCCAGCAGAATGGCGGTTGACACTGTCTGTACAAACTCTTCCACGTTTCCATCTGAGAGAAATACTAAGAAAACTATTCAGATTAAAGTACTGCAGCAGTCAGTAGCAGTTACAACATTGAGCCCTCCGGTAGAATCAGATTACATCAACACAAAAGTATGA